The sequence below is a genomic window from Lycium ferocissimum isolate CSIRO_LF1 chromosome 9, AGI_CSIRO_Lferr_CH_V1, whole genome shotgun sequence.
tttaattttataacatgagttggaggtggacgACAAAACCACCTCCAACCCATGCTTATATATAGTGAAAAAATAGCGAGTTTTCTCCTTTAAATATTCGAAATGGAGCTACAAATACAAGTACTCTTTCATTTTTAATCAAACGTCGGTGAAAAAGCCTGGTGAATACGAAGTCAACTTATTAGAGATTGTGTTAACtattaatataaaatttagGCATAAATTCATATTTAATCAGTCTCAATGCGAATTCGGGACAACAAGTGAAAACCAAAAAAGTAAAGAACAACATAATTCAATAGCTCATAAATTATGGAGAGGTAGTTTGTTGAATGTGCAAACATAATCCTTTATTGAAAGTTGATAAGAAATTAGATATAAAATGTAATGGTATTAACAACTATGTaagatattttggaaaaactgtatgaatttgtaccaaaataaaCAAACATCACATgatattgaaatattttttgggCTAACTTAGATTGATGTGGGCATATTAGGACTGACAGTATCATGAACGAAGATATACGAGGGAAGGGGAGAATAGCCTCTGTGATGGACAAGATGCAGAAACAAGGCTAAGATGGTACGGGCATGTAAAGAGGATGAGCACGTAAACCCAGTAACGAGGTGCAAGAGGATGGCAGTAACATGTTTGAGGAGAGGCAGTAGACCAAGGAAAAATAGGGTAGAGGTGATCAGATAGCCGACAAGGTACATCTTTAGCTCACCAAAGACATTACCTTAGATAGGAGAATATGGAGATAGAGAATTAGGGTAGACAGTTAGTGGTAAAGCACAAGGTACATCTTTGGCTCACCAAAGACATTACCTTAGATAAGATAATATGGAGGTCGAGAATTAGGGTAGATAGTTAGTGGTAAAGCAGAGTGCTAGCCTAGAGCACCTATCTATTTCCTTActagtgttattattgttatgctagtattatcttctttttttattttattgctactgatgtttcttttactttggttgttgtttcttgtactttggTTATCTCAACTATTTTATTGTCAGTAGGTTTATTTCCACAATATTCTCATCATAGCATTTCAAACCTGTtctggaaaatgatttttttaagccGAAGGTCTATCGATGATAACCCCTCTACCCTCCAAGGATAGGAGTGAGATCTGCGTACATCTACCCTCCAAGGATAGGAGTAAAATCTGCGTACATCTCATCCTCAACACACTCCACTTATAAAATTTTACTGGAtatgttattgttcttgttgttgtttataGGTGTAAAAGATAATAATCCTGTGTGAAAAGATCTCATAtgtttaactattttttttttaattacatgaatccgggggtgggggggggggtgataaTTGGGAAGGAAATTACAACGTGAGGATTCAACCCCCCACCAATAAGATAAAAGTttaggtagccaaccaactgagctactggATCTCCATTTTGTTTAACTGTTTGAGTATTTAAGGTGAGAGTTaactaaaaaaaacaaatcGCAGCATTAGGATGTAGGCGCACCGACAAATAAATATCTCTGAACTCGTTTTATGGGTCCAATCCAAGACAACTAGATATTAGCGGTACCAAACTTGAAATAtctataagtaaataaaaaagatgCCTAGTTTGTCATAATTCATACCGTGTCGCTGAATCATCTTAGTAAGGTTTACATAAGATCAATGTTAGATAAGATTGACATAACTAGAAGAAGGATCATCAAGGAAATCCATTTGGCATCAGCTAAACTCCCTTTTGACTTTGGTTTCCCCCATTTTTTTAAGCAGATCAGAAGCCAAATTGTCTCTTCTTGTCGCCTAAAGTGGCATAAAAAATCATGTCTCTAATTAATTTGTCAAAAGTAGTTTAATGAATACGTCAAGCAACAACAATCTCCCACTTTAAAAAGTCCTTTCTATGAAATAGatttaacaaaatattaatAGAGATAGAGACTGATTGTTCACTGTCCTTATGAATTCTTCTATTATTGACCATAAAGGAATTCCACTTTGTTGAGTATTACTTATAAAAACTTTCTCTATATTTTGGTTAGCCCTCTCAAATGACAATAAGACCTCAACAATTACTCACTATGCTAGACCACTTATTAGGTGGAAAATAGTTAAGAAATTTCGCTTTTCTCGGAGTCAAATCATAGTAAAGAATGTCAACTTGAACCACGAAGTCAGTAGTATGTGATTACATTATATAGTATGATCATTTAACTAATTAATCAATCAGTGTCTTAATAATGTCGTCATTTGACAAAGTTAAGTTTCATTAGAACAAAATTAAGTAAAAGAATTTTGACGGGGTACATAGTAGGACGCAAGTCCGAATCAAGTCGACTCTCTAGATTTAATAGCttttaatttcttctttaatttagggctactatatatataaacaccTGAGAGTTAAGAGGCTCTTCAACTATCAAAGGGACAGAGTCAACTAAGTCGTTTGTGTCTTCGACAAAACTGGTCCTATTTTTAGAAGAAATTGCAGCATCACCATCAGCAAatgtttaattgtttttttagtGCTATCTGTTCTATTCTGTTAATATTAAGTTTTTCTTGCTGCACATATTGTTACCTTCTGGCCTTGCAACCTAGGAAACAAAATTCGACCATCATAGACACTCCTTTTCTTCTTGTGTTTGAATTGGTGGAATAGCAACTTCTATTGCTTTTGATTGAAATCTAGCACTTTCGTGTGCTAAAATTGGCAATTCCATGTTACTCGTAGGGCTAGGATGGACCGTTACTTCATTTTCAGGTGGTGGTGCTTCAGTATCCCCTGCATTTGACGATCCAATTTGTGTGAGCTCCTTGCTTTTTGCCCGCAGGAACGAGTACAATCCCACTATGATCAGAAACATGCCAAGCAAGCTGCAACAATAAggttaaatttatttttggtacaACAGAGAATACTTAAAAGTACTAAAATCTTTAAGCTACACTGCTTAAATCTGCCTAAAGCAATAAAGTTAATGAAAGTAGCCAACTAAAAGCCAACTAAACATAACAAGATAGCTAGTACTAGTATAAGTTTGAGTCTGTCATCGTAAATTTTGACTAGCAAAGTACTACTTCAATTAACTTGGAAGAAAAATCGTATTTTTACCTTCCGATACTGGTCTCTTGACCAAGGAAGACAGCTTCTGCTATAGCTacaaaaatcaaagaaagaGGATTGAACATAGAGGGGTAAGTTGGTCCTCTTCTTTCAACTGCCCATGATATGAGGCAGAATGTTGCTGCCGTTGCCAATGCTCCCTGCATTTATGTTCAAGCACTATTAGTATAAGTTTCTCTCCCAGTTAAAGGAAATCCAAAGGCAGATTCAGGATTAAAACTTTATGAGTTCGAGTTCGGAATTCTACCACAATCAAGTTGATTCATTAGGTTTCAAAATCCATTATTTATACTTATTTAGCATATTTTTAACACATACAGTTTCTGAGAAAGTTACTATTGTTCAGATGAACCCGAAACTTACACACTAAATCCACCCCGTTTCAAACGGGTACTAATATTATCTCCTTAGATCAATCACCGCAACTGCTTTGATGTTgttaattcaattccaagctgACTCACTAACTGATTCAAATTTTGCCAAACAATATGCCTACGGGAAGTATGTTAGGCCAGGGCAAATAATTAAGTACTCTTACCGAGTAAAAGATAGTAATTAGCTGCAAATTGAGCCCCAGCTTCCAAGAGGCCTTCCTTCTATCTATGCATACTCCAACAATCGCACTTTGGATAGTTGCAATCATGCATATAATAAATGTTGCAGAATATTTGTACGGGAACACTTTGGACACCTTGGCCTGTCACACAATTAAGAAGGGTATAATATCATAAATTACTCGATCTTATACCTCGATTTTGAACTACATAACCTTGGTTAATTACAGGTTTACCTGTATAAGGAACCAACAACCGTAGGACATACAGCTACACATCAAAAATATAGTCCCACGAAGCATATTTGCATGATCCTTGGAACTATTTTGATGCTTGTCGTGATGACTGACATGGAAAACTTTCCCTTTATAAAGAGTAATCGTCAATGCTCCAGCCAAGCATAACATTGCACCTAAAAGTTTAACTTTACCAGCCTTCGTCTTCAATCTTAGCTTTTCCACACTACAACATTTGTATACAACCCGCAATGGAAACAATTAAAGACACGAGTGACCTCGATCAATATGAATTTCATGTCCAAATCTGAATGTTATAGATGAGGAAACTTCAATTAGTTTCATACCGTAACACAGTTGAGAGGATAAAGGTCACTATTGGAATTAGATTGAGGAAGTTAGTTGCATATGTCGCAGTTGTGTCTTTGAGGCCATAATAGAAAAGTCCCATAGCCATGATGATCCTGTTACATGtaacaaaacttttaaaaagctATGCAAAATGCCAGTACCAAATTAAATAACCACACAAACACTTGCAGATTGTGAGTTGTAAAATACATAATTAAGTATCACATGTAGTGTTTCAGTAATATATGGCAGTAATGAAATACAGAGGAGGAATACTGAccaatcaagaaaataattttggagtcTGTTAGAAAATGTTATTGGGTCCGGTCCATTCAAAAGGGCTGGCTAATTAGTTCCTTGGCCCATTAATTAATCCTCCACCTAACACTCTATGACTAAGCCTGCACCATTATGGAGATTGAAAAGTACGCTCTGTCCATCATAACAAAAACGAGTAAGGTTTTGACTAGCAGATTTTTAGGCTGCGGACAAAGGGTGTTTGTCCGTATCATAAGTATTCCCAGGACCGATAACTCAAGTCATGGTTGCTATCGACCGCTAATGCAAAGATAAACCCGTAACTCTTCTAACTAGTTTATTTAATGATCTACGTCAGAGTCATATTTATAACTTGGTTACATTTTTATGCACCAAAAAGATCTTGTGGATAACAATAGCTTGCAAACTTTCAGGGGTTGGTACCTTTGTTAGTTGTTATAGTATTTGAAGTGATGAATCTCACCACGATTCCCTATTAGAATTTGATACAAATAATGCCATGTGACATGCTTATTTAATTTCTGACATACAAGTTCGCATAAAAATTTCATCTCCCCTTCTGTAAGTGTAAAAATACTGCAGATAATGTTGAAGCCGAGTAAAAAGTTAATAAGGAGGTCATTTAATACCAATTTCAGT
It includes:
- the LOC132031184 gene encoding WAT1-related protein At5g64700-like; the protein is MKIMEEIKKKMKRSNVLIGMLTVQVIATGLQLLSKVILSHGTFVFALMSYRHVVATLCIAPFALIWERESLKKVTWSIFFWLFMIALTGIIMAMGLFYYGLKDTTATYATNFLNLIPIVTFILSTVLRVEKLRLKTKAGKVKLLGAMLCLAGALTITLYKGKVFHVSHHDKHQNSSKDHANMLRGTIFLMCSCMSYGCWFLIQAKVSKVFPYKYSATFIICMIATIQSAIVGVCIDRRKASWKLGLNLQLITIFYSGALATAATFCLISWAVERRGPTYPSMFNPLSLIFVAIAEAVFLGQETSIGSLLGMFLIIVGLYSFLRAKSKELTQIGSSNAGDTEAPPPENEVTVHPSPTSNMELPILAHESARFQSKAIEVAIPPIQTQEEKECL